TGGTTTGCGTCATGCAAAAGGGTCACAATTATGGTTGACTCAATGAACAACCGCATTGCCGTTTACAGCCAATCTTAATAAGGCACTGAACACACTTTCAGGTCTCCAAAAAAGGACAAATGCGTTACGCAATCTACATGCAAGAAAATAGTTTGATTATGCCATATTACTCCACTTCTTATAGTTCAACGTTGTTCTTAATATGAAGGGACATTATTTCAGTCACTGTGAAAAAGCAACCCAGTGATTCACTGAAACGCATTGACATTAGAGGTCGGATCTGTTCATGTCCAGGGCTCTTTTCCACACACATTAGAAAACACTGCCATCTAGCGAGATAAAGATAAAGTACAATTTAACAAAAGCACTTTGTCACATTCCAAGCATCCTGTCCAGTTCAGTTGTCCAGGGCAATTAGTGTAGGTATCAAAACCCTTTGGACATTCAACATGGTAATAGATCAAGAGAAATAACCGCAGGCCACTAGTTTTGTATTCACCATACAACCAGTGCAATAAAAACCTTGGGTTTTTAGACAACTTTGAGAATCTTGTCCATGAGAATCCATGTCTGCCTAGAATTAAACGCAGACCTAGAAACCACTCATAGGATCTAAACAAACTATTATAGTCTAGAATTAGATATTGCCACTTTGCTTGCAGGGAATACACAAAGGGAACGTCACCCTCCAACTCCTCCCACGGGACTTTCACTTGACAAAAGCTTTAACAAGCCATTTGAGCGCATGCACGCAGCGGATGTGTCGCGCCTCCCGTAAATCAACAAAGGTTGTGTGTGTATCGTCGCATTTCCCGGCTGTTTCTATGGGAGACGAAGCCCGCAAAcaagctgagcagagctgagcgcAGCATACAGCCCTGTGTGGCCTGGGAGCCCCAGTGGCGCTGGTGTAGTGATTGGTAGGGTCACTGTTCACCCATGGGAATGCCCAAACCCTGTGCGCCTCGGAATATTTTTTTTGCACCTGCGTAGGATAAAGGGAGGTTAGGACAGTGCTCCATTGATAAACATTAATGCATTGTACAAAGGCAAAATATTTATGAATCAGTTTTCCATCAAGCATGGATAGGAAAAGCAACTCAAGGCGCGCAACTTCTGCTGGATACCGCATAGCAGAGCGACCCAGTGTTGCTTTGACATCGCAGTCCTCCGTGTCTATATTCAGGCATCCACCGGATAGGACACGGAACACCGGAGGCGGTGAGGCATCAGCACAGGACGAGGAGACACGAGACCCGGTCAAACAGGATCAAATATGGAGAGAATTTGTCCGTGCGGAGAGGATGGGGGTGAAAGAGTGGTAATGAGTCTACTTGGTTACTTTCATATCACTCTCTCTTGCGCAACTGCTTAAAATAGGCTTTAAGTGCCCTTGCTTTCTCCCGCGCGCATGGATGCCAGTGAAATGATCCGCTGTCCAACCCGATACTTGATAGGAGTGGATTGCATTTGACCGAATGCCCCCCAGATGGTATAGTTTACTGTAGCGCTCTGTAGTTTCGTTTACATGCATGGAGTCACCTATTCTTCTCTGATAGCCGTGGAAACTGTAGCCTACACAAACCCTTTCTCATGCGTGCGTCCACTCATGCTTTCCCAAATATTAACGTGCATTTCAAATTGGTCCACTAAAACCTTGGATGGAGTGAACTTGCCAAGTTTTATAGACTTATAACTTTCTTGATTAACATACACTGCATACATAATAACTAACCAAATGTCTACCCACAGGGAACAGAACTGGGGCTTTCTGAagaactttgaccagctggtaaGGCACTCAGTTTACACTTTGCCTAAAGGCCTACATGATGATTTTGGTTATTGAATTGTAACTGAGTTCAAATGCCCCAAAAGCAGTTCTCGGACAGatatatttctgtttgttgtcagGCTTTTAGTCAGTGACTTTGTTTCCCAGTACTTGTACTGAAAATAATGTTTTGATTGTATGAATGTTGAGTGTGTTTTTGTAAGAAATTGCTGACTATAACCCAAGGGAGGCATTTTGCACACAGGGTCGCCCCAG
This is a stretch of genomic DNA from Engraulis encrasicolus isolate BLACKSEA-1 chromosome 19, IST_EnEncr_1.0, whole genome shotgun sequence. It encodes these proteins:
- the c19h2orf50 gene encoding uncharacterized protein C2orf50 homolog; translated protein: MDRKSNSRRATSAGYRIAERPSVALTSQSSVSIFRHPPDRTRNTGGGEASAQDEETRDPVKQDQIWREFVRAERMGVKEWEQNWGFLKNFDQLGRPRTQSSLPGYVPVYSDCLPNTTNQMFGSRLRTELGKELMRMDKLLLLTGSHGKTKQSSEMQPC